From a region of the Takifugu flavidus isolate HTHZ2018 chromosome 18, ASM371156v2, whole genome shotgun sequence genome:
- the psmd3 gene encoding 26S proteasome non-ATPase regulatory subunit 3 — translation MKETAAKRRDKAGRDRESKAEKSKETAPQDVEMPEEETASAAKLPGELDSVTLDDIKEHVKQIEKAVSGKEPRFVLRALRALPSTSRRLNTNVVNKTICGFFTNNSTTRDFLLSFLEEPMEMADGDVQFRPRTGKAASAPLLPEVEAYLQLLLVVHLTNNKRYTEAQKVSDDLLQKIGSKNRRALDLVAAKCYYYHARVYEFLNQFDTIRSFLHTRLRTATLRHDADGQAVLVNLLLRNYLHFNLYDQAEKLVSKSVFPELANNNEWARYLYYTGRIKAIQLEYSEARRTLTNALRKAPQHTAVGFKQTVHKLLIVVELLLGEIPDRLQFRQPSLKRSLMPYFLLTQAVRTGNLSKFNQVLEQFGEKFQTDGTYTLIIRLRHNVIKTGVRMISLSYSRISLADIAQKLQLDSPEDAEFIVAKAIRDGVIEASINHEKGFVQSKETMDIYGTREPQLAFHQRISFCLDIHNMSVKAMRFPPKAYNKDLESAEERREREQQDLEFAKEMAEDDDDSFP, via the exons ATGAAGGAGACTGCAGCGAAGCGGAGGGACAAAGCGGGTCGGGACCGCGAGTCCAAAGCCGAGAAGTCAAAGGAGACCGCCCCGCAGGATGTGGAGATGCCGGAGGAGGAGACGGCTAGCGCCGCTAAGCTGCCCGGAGAGCTGGATAGTGTCACCCTGGACG ATATCAAGGAGCACGTGAAGCAGATCGAGAAGGCGGTGTCTGGGAAGGAGCCGCGCTTCGTTCTCCGTGCTCTACGGGCCTTACCCTCCACCAGCCGCCGCCTCAACACTAATGTTGTGAATAAAACCATCTGTGGCTTCTTCACCAACAACAGCACCACCAGGGACTTCCTGCTCAGCTTCCTGGAGGAG CCGATGGAGATGGCCGACGGAGACGTCCAGTTTCGTCCCAGGACAGGAAAAGCAGCCTCGGCCCCTCTGCTGCCGGAGGTGGAGGcttacctgcagctgctgctggtggtgcacCTGACCAACAATAAGAGATACACGGAG GCTCAGAAAGTGTCAGATGATCTGCTGCAGAAAATTGGCTCCAAGAACCGCAGAGCTCTGGACCTGGTAGCTGCTAAGTGTTATTATTATCACGCCCGAGTCTACGAGTTCCTGAACCAGTTCGACACCATCCGCAG CTTCCTCCACACTCGTCTCCGCACGGCGACGCTGCGCCACGACGCCGATGGTCAGGCTGTGCTCGTCAACCTGCTCCTGAGGAACTACCTGCACTTCAACCTGTACGACCAGGCGGAGAAGCTGGTGTCTAAATCAGTGTTCCCTGAGCTGGCCAACAACAACGAATGGGCCCGATACCTGTACTACACAG GTCGTATTAAGGCGATCCAGTTGGAGTACTCTGAAGCTCGCAGGACTTTGACCAACGCTCTGAGGAAAGCTCCTCAACACACTGCTGTGGGCTTCAAACAGACg GTCCACAAGCTGCTGATCGTGGTGGAGCTCTTACTGGGGGAGATTCCTGACAGACTCCAGTTCAGACAGCCGTCACTCAAAAGATCCCTCATGCCCTACTTCCTGCTGACTCAGG cggTGAGAACAGGTAACCTATCAAAGTTTAACCAGGTGCTGGAGCAGTTTGGGGAAAAGTTCCAGACTGATGGGACGTACACACTCATCATTCGCCTGAGACACAACGTCATCAAAACTG GGGTGCGCATGATCAGCCTGTCGTACTCTCGTATCTCTCTGGCCGACATCgctcagaagctgcagctggacagTCCTGAGGATGCTGAATTCATCGTTGCCAAG GCCATCCGCGATGGCGTGATTGAGGCCAGCATCAACCATGAGAAGGGCTTTGTCCAGTCCAAGGAGACCATGGACATCTACGGCACCAGAGAGCCTCAGCTGGCCTTCCACCAGAGAATCTCCTTCTGCCTGGATATCCACAACATGTCTGTGAAG gccaTGAGGTTTCCTCCGAAGGCGTACAACAAAGACCTGGAATCAGCAGAG GAGCGTCGGGAACGGGAGCAGCAGGACCTGGAGTTCGCCAAAGAGATGGCTGAAGATGATGACGACAGCTTCCCTTAA